One genomic segment of Colias croceus chromosome 16, ilColCroc2.1 includes these proteins:
- the LOC123698596 gene encoding 40S ribosomal protein S15: MAEVDETLKKKRTFRKFTFRGVDLDQLLDMPNEQLMELMHARARRRFARGLKRKPMALVKKLRRAKKEAPPNEKPEIVKTHLRNMIIVPEMVGSIVGIYNGKTFNQVEIKPEMIGHYLGEFSVTYKPVKHGRPGIGATHSSRFIPLK; this comes from the exons ATGGCTGAG GTCGACGAAACTCTGAAGAAGAAGCGTACCTTCAGGAAGTTTACCTTCCGAGGGGTTGACTTGGATCAGCTTCTTGATATGCCCaa TGAACAACTTATGGAGTTAATGCACGCCCGTGCTCGCCGGCGATTTGCTCGTGGGCTAAAGAGGAAGCCAATGGCACTGGTGAAGAAACTTCGCCGTGCCAAGAAAGAAGCACCTCCAAATGAGAAACCAGAAATTGTAAAGACTCATCTGAGAAACATGATCATTGTTCCCGAAATGGTTGGCTCTATTGTTGGAATTTACAATGGAAAGACTTTCAATCAG GTTGAAATCAAGCCTGAGATGATTGGGCACTACCTTGGCGAGTTCTCAGTCACATACAAGCCTGTTAAGCACGGTAGGCCTGGTATTGGTGCCACGCACAGCTCCAGGTTCATCCCTCTCAAGTAG